The genomic interval CCACGCTCCTTCACAGCATAAAAAGCATTGTTGTAAAGATTCAGCAATACCCGCCCGATCTCTTGCGGAACAACATCAACCATTTCCAGCTTTGGATCAAAGTCAGTTTTAAGATCAGCTTTAAAAGATTTGTCCTTCACCAGCAATCCATGGTAAGCCAGCCGCAGGTATTCGTTGCAAAGGGCGTTTAAATCGGTGGGTTGTTTTTCACCGGTTCCCAAACGCGAGTGTTCCAACATACCTTTTACGATACTGCTGGCGCGTCCGCCGTGATGGCTGATCTTTTTCAGGTTTTGGTTAAGATCATCGGCAATGGCTAATACGTCGTCTGTATTACCGGCCAGGGCTTCCTCCTTTAATTCTTCCACCAAATCTGAACTCACTTCAGAGAAATTATTGACAAAGTTCAGCGGGTTCTGAATTTCGTGGGCGATGCCTGCCGTGAGTTCTCCCAAGCTTGCCAGTTTCTCTTTCTGTATCAGCTGTACCTGAGTGGTTTTCAGTTCTGTCAGGGTAAGGTTCAGTTGATCGCGTTGATTTTCTATCTCTTCTTTTTGGTTTGTCAGCAGTTTATTAAACCGTTGTTTTACCCTGTTCTGGCGGGTTAAGAGAATCACAAAAAATGCGAAAAGAACAAGCCCGCCAAGTAACCCAGTCCTGATTTTGTGCTGATTGTCAATATCCAGATTCAGCAACGAAATCTGATAGTCCTGTTGCCGCTTGTTTTGAGCAGCTTTTGCTTCGAGGCGCTGCTTCTCAAGCTTTTTGTCCAGTTCAGCCTGATCGGCTTTTGACTGAAGCAACTGTTTTTCCGCCTGCGCTTTCAATCCATCAATTTCACTCTGCTTTTCAATGGCCAGAATGCGCTGTCCCTGAGATTGTTTTTCCTGTTCGCTCTTTTCAATAGCCGATCGTATCTCAACATCGAGTAGATGATTGGCCTCATCCTTCTGATCGGCTTCTTTTCGCAGTTTTTGATATACTTTCAAATACTTATACGCTTCCTGAGGATTATCTGCGTCCTCAAAAACCTCCGACAGCAGCAACGATGCCTTAAGCGTAATAAATGTAGCCTGAGGGGAATCCTTCTGGCGTGGCGAGGCCTTGTCATATGAAATTTTGGCATACCTGATACTTTCCGAAATCTGGCCCAGCTTCTGATAGCATTGGGCAATGTAAAGGGTCATGTAGGAAGCAAGCCTCGTAGAGTCAGATGTTTGCCTGGAAAAGGACAGTGATTGTGAAAAGCTTGTCAGCGCCTCCTGATATTTCCCCTGTCCCATCAGCAGCTGTCCCATTGCATCATACCGCCGGGCTATATTGTATTTTTTTATCTCTGCGCTGTGAAGATTATCCGGAGCATTTTTTGCCTTGTCAATAAAGACCCTGGCTTCATCAAATTCTTTCAGGCTGATCAATGAGAAT from Dyadobacter sp. NIV53 carries:
- a CDS encoding ATP-binding protein, with product MLQRLLTCLLFFLLFRLIVFQATAQTAVLYRVKIDSIQTLINHQIKADTNTVKRLNYLGMLCTYDMQYKRGLVAIAAARQLAQKLHYNKGEGFYRRALNRFNYFSLLGYYYYHFLAKWSYTDRKRNEEIDQLDVRPPDNTSNPRAKAEIWDAVNYFEKHPNREILGNLLTVYADYLEPDEKIRYLDKAAHLFQDDHKPAPVFFIEMEEMALYEESGKTPEAKTAEIKARTILLNTKDSREKALMYYMSAQRYTQQRRNDLSYEFALQADQLLEKLGEKDLRLEVLYRLGIISADLSLFRKAVGYFKKAVILSGENANNAAAYLTDLSLQTAFSLISLKEFDEARVFIDKAKNAPDNLHSAEIKKYNIARRYDAMGQLLMGQGKYQEALTSFSQSLSFSRQTSDSTRLASYMTLYIAQCYQKLGQISESIRYAKISYDKASPRQKDSPQATFITLKASLLLSEVFEDADNPQEAYKYLKVYQKLRKEADQKDEANHLLDVEIRSAIEKSEQEKQSQGQRILAIEKQSEIDGLKAQAEKQLLQSKADQAELDKKLEKQRLEAKAAQNKRQQDYQISLLNLDIDNQHKIRTGLLGGLVLFAFFVILLTRQNRVKQRFNKLLTNQKEEIENQRDQLNLTLTELKTTQVQLIQKEKLASLGELTAGIAHEIQNPLNFVNNFSEVSSDLVEELKEEALAGNTDDVLAIADDLNQNLKKISHHGGRASSIVKGMLEHSRLGTGEKQPTDLNALCNEYLRLAYHGLLVKDKSFKADLKTDFDPKLEMVDVVPQEIGRVLLNLYNNAFYAVKERGALGEGQGVDYQPTVWVSTKQFDNQVEIRVRDNGAGIPESVKAKIFQPFFTTKPTGEGTGLGLSLSYDIITKGHGGTLTLQSLEGNKTEFVIQFPAE